From the genome of Pseudomonas sp. TMP9, one region includes:
- a CDS encoding nuclear transport factor 2 family protein, whose translation MQNNNLSKLPELLHPQAVFRSPMAFNPYAGAPVVSLILNTVSKVFIDFAYHRELASADGLSVVLEFSAKVGERELKGIDMIRFDEAGKIIEFEVMIRPMSGLQALGEEMGRRLAPFLKAAKG comes from the coding sequence ATGCAAAACAACAACCTCAGCAAGCTGCCAGAGCTTTTACACCCGCAGGCAGTGTTTCGCTCGCCCATGGCCTTTAATCCCTATGCCGGTGCGCCAGTGGTCTCGCTAATTCTAAATACCGTCAGCAAGGTGTTTATCGATTTTGCCTACCACCGCGAGCTGGCCAGCGCTGATGGCCTCAGTGTGGTGCTGGAGTTCAGCGCCAAGGTCGGTGAGCGTGAGCTCAAAGGGATCGACATGATCCGCTTCGATGAGGCCGGCAAAATCATCGAGTTCGAGGTGATGATTCGCCCCATGAGCGGCTTACAAGCCTTAGGTGAAGAAATGGGTCGGCGGCTTGCGCCTTTTCTCAAGGCCGCCAAAGGCTGA
- a CDS encoding chromosome partitioning protein ParA — protein sequence MSMQNKPQMVEAVMFFSERGGICKQMFFPEFEALLDGVVNMPEFADQQMRVAYVLINPRLLIKALVFFYLDFDEKGAPDSGWNIPLQALAERAGRGPDLGAGPIRLACRSQCPVSWHQMHLWDPSLTPGNNDLALLRDVAKRNSLGLLVEDENAQAVSLERLQMAAEDKWYAPDPGQDEAAKANEKLDQEQRAKAAQLIKQQRLRISSLTQQYEDELAKFKLASEQQGSSLQAQIHSLQQTLRQQEEHNAALKAQLAAQAANFQTSREKMTEQLRALERVGRSDSDSLRAQYEGEMQAKIVSAVAEYKEQIAIRDVELAYRGEQDTQALQEITRLKRAYADLASQGGEQILERLAKLGVVFVVYHPGAGHLTIALQDIAAYQDNPMAYAAGKCFVSEEQYRHWLAHYQQPSCEALLPSGERCAIPIDRVDSPSRFASGQSNCCTRHKASSRLRTVS from the coding sequence ATGAGCATGCAGAATAAGCCGCAGATGGTTGAGGCCGTAATGTTCTTCAGTGAGCGCGGCGGCATCTGCAAGCAAATGTTTTTCCCCGAGTTTGAAGCCCTGCTCGATGGCGTCGTCAATATGCCAGAGTTTGCCGACCAGCAAATGCGCGTGGCTTATGTGCTCATCAACCCGCGCCTGCTGATCAAAGCGTTGGTGTTTTTCTACCTGGATTTCGATGAGAAGGGCGCGCCAGATTCTGGCTGGAATATTCCGTTACAGGCGCTGGCCGAGCGCGCGGGCCGTGGTCCTGATTTAGGCGCTGGACCGATCCGCCTAGCCTGCCGCAGCCAATGCCCAGTGTCTTGGCACCAGATGCACCTCTGGGACCCCAGCCTGACTCCAGGCAATAACGATCTTGCGCTGCTGCGCGACGTGGCCAAACGCAACAGCTTGGGTTTGCTGGTTGAAGACGAAAATGCTCAAGCAGTTTCCTTAGAGCGCTTGCAAATGGCCGCTGAGGACAAATGGTACGCCCCCGATCCTGGCCAAGATGAAGCCGCCAAAGCCAATGAAAAGCTAGACCAGGAACAACGCGCAAAAGCGGCGCAGCTGATTAAGCAGCAGCGTTTACGCATCAGCAGCCTGACTCAACAATACGAAGATGAACTGGCTAAATTTAAGTTGGCCAGCGAGCAGCAGGGCAGCAGTTTGCAGGCGCAGATCCACAGCCTGCAGCAAACGCTGCGCCAGCAGGAAGAACACAACGCCGCGCTTAAGGCGCAACTGGCGGCTCAGGCGGCGAACTTCCAGACCTCACGGGAGAAAATGACCGAACAATTGCGCGCCCTAGAGCGTGTTGGCCGCAGTGACAGTGACAGCCTGCGGGCGCAGTACGAAGGTGAAATGCAGGCCAAAATCGTCTCTGCGGTGGCCGAATACAAAGAGCAAATTGCCATTCGCGATGTCGAGTTAGCCTATCGCGGCGAACAAGACACCCAGGCGCTGCAAGAAATCACTCGCCTCAAGCGCGCCTATGCTGACTTAGCCAGCCAAGGCGGTGAGCAGATCCTTGAGCGGTTGGCCAAGCTTGGCGTGGTATTTGTGGTGTATCACCCAGGTGCCGGCCATCTGACCATTGCCTTGCAAGATATCGCCGCCTACCAAGACAACCCAATGGCCTACGCCGCCGGCAAATGTTTTGTCAGCGAAGAGCAATACCGTCACTGGCTGGCGCACTACCAGCAACCCAGTTGTGAGGCTCTGCTGCCGAGCGGCGAGCGCTGCGCCATCCCGATTGACCGTGTCGATTCGCCCAGTCGTTTCGCCTCAGGGCAATCTAATTGCTGCACGCGGCACAAAGCCAGCAGTCGCCTACGCACTGTCAGTTAA
- a CDS encoding pyridoxal-phosphate dependent enzyme, with protein sequence MSVVLPDWAPSAPLQPLQLDWSAAAGVELAVLRLDLLDPLISGNKWFKLSEHLRAAEASGALGVISLGGAHSNHLHALAAAGKRFNFPTVGLLRGHAQQTSTVNDLQAFGMQVHWLGYAGYRARHAPGFWLPWQADYPGFYPLPEGGGGLPGALGCMDLVRQVREQLPAVGWTDYDAWWLAAGTGTTLAGLLLAEAAAHPVYAALAVPVDHGVEQNVQAIVHAAELPVGRYQLQAASRGGFAKVDADLLNFMQAAEAQSGVLLEPLYTAKALMALRQQVEAGYFARGSRVVFVHTGGLQGRAAALSQPAQAEHG encoded by the coding sequence TTGTCTGTTGTCCTGCCTGACTGGGCACCAAGCGCCCCTTTACAACCCTTGCAGCTGGATTGGTCAGCCGCCGCCGGGGTCGAGCTGGCGGTGTTGCGCTTGGATCTGCTTGATCCACTGATCAGTGGCAATAAATGGTTCAAGCTTTCCGAGCATTTGCGTGCAGCCGAAGCGAGCGGCGCTTTAGGCGTTATCAGCCTCGGTGGTGCCCATTCCAACCATTTGCACGCGCTAGCGGCTGCCGGTAAACGCTTCAATTTCCCGACTGTCGGACTTCTGCGTGGGCATGCGCAGCAGACTTCGACCGTGAATGACCTGCAGGCCTTTGGCATGCAGGTACATTGGCTGGGCTACGCCGGCTATCGAGCCCGGCATGCGCCGGGTTTCTGGTTACCTTGGCAGGCCGATTATCCCGGTTTCTATCCGCTACCTGAGGGCGGCGGTGGCCTGCCAGGTGCGCTGGGCTGCATGGACTTGGTAAGGCAGGTTCGCGAGCAACTGCCTGCTGTCGGCTGGACGGATTATGACGCCTGGTGGCTGGCTGCTGGCACGGGCACCACGTTAGCCGGCTTGCTTTTGGCTGAAGCGGCGGCGCACCCGGTGTATGCCGCATTAGCCGTGCCGGTTGACCATGGCGTCGAGCAAAACGTGCAGGCGATTGTGCACGCTGCCGAGCTGCCCGTAGGGCGTTATCAGTTGCAGGCGGCCAGCCGCGGTGGCTTTGCCAAGGTGGATGCTGATTTGCTCAATTTTATGCAGGCAGCTGAGGCGCAAAGTGGCGTCCTGCTGGAGCCGTTGTATACCGCCAAAGCGTTAATGGCGTTGCGCCAGCAGGTCGAGGCCGGTTACTTTGCTCGCGGCAGCCGCGTGGTATTTGTCCATACGGGCGGGCTGCAAGGCCGTGCTGCGGCATTGTCGCAGCCTGCACAGGCCGAACATGGCTAG
- a CDS encoding cyclic nucleotide-binding domain-containing protein, whose protein sequence is MSEPLNPEQLRSLTPLNVLSEQQWRELRGQLVPQPLLAGQLLFRLGDQARLTYYLLAGTLRLQSVDGQEQRLQAGSEASCHPLSPSLPRLHEARALTDASVLALDTATLNRLLTWRLAYQDLLLELGQNHAEVEWLERLLENPLFAKVPPSNVRAMLERLQRIELVAGSTVLQEGDIGDSCYFLKHGRAEVIRGAGSAQQVLAELEIGACFGEEALLADSPRNATVTMLEDGAVMRLDRQDFFALLKAPVVNEVSLGEASRLLAAGAQWLDVCLQEEYERAHALQSLNMPLQLLRLKARLLDKTRTYLCYCDSGKRSASAVFLLSQLGYSAYALRDGVDALPAVQRDGLMCESGSGYLARSGGRTERSL, encoded by the coding sequence ATGAGCGAACCCCTTAACCCCGAGCAGTTGCGCAGCCTGACGCCACTTAATGTGTTGTCGGAGCAGCAGTGGCGTGAGTTGCGTGGGCAATTAGTCCCGCAGCCGTTACTGGCAGGGCAATTATTGTTTCGTCTGGGGGATCAGGCGCGCCTGACCTACTACCTGCTGGCCGGCACATTACGCCTGCAATCGGTTGATGGTCAGGAGCAGCGTTTGCAAGCGGGCAGTGAGGCCAGCTGCCATCCGTTGTCGCCGAGTCTGCCGCGTTTGCATGAGGCTCGCGCCCTGACCGATGCAAGCGTGCTGGCACTGGATACCGCCACCCTCAACCGGTTGCTGACTTGGCGCTTGGCTTATCAGGACCTGTTGCTGGAGCTGGGGCAAAACCATGCCGAAGTCGAATGGCTGGAACGCCTGTTGGAAAACCCGCTTTTTGCCAAGGTGCCGCCGTCCAACGTACGCGCCATGCTCGAGCGTTTACAGCGTATCGAGTTAGTGGCGGGCAGTACGGTGTTGCAGGAAGGTGATATCGGCGACAGTTGCTACTTCCTTAAGCATGGTCGCGCCGAGGTGATTCGCGGCGCGGGCAGTGCTCAGCAGGTGTTGGCTGAGCTGGAGATTGGCGCCTGTTTTGGTGAAGAAGCCCTGCTGGCTGATAGCCCACGCAATGCCACCGTGACCATGTTGGAAGACGGAGCGGTAATGCGACTGGACCGCCAGGACTTCTTCGCCCTACTCAAAGCGCCGGTGGTCAACGAGGTGTCGTTGGGTGAAGCGTCGCGGCTACTGGCGGCGGGGGCGCAATGGCTAGATGTGTGCCTGCAGGAAGAGTACGAGCGAGCCCATGCGTTGCAGTCCCTGAACATGCCGCTGCAATTGCTGCGCTTAAAAGCCCGCTTACTGGATAAAACGCGCACCTACCTGTGTTACTGCGACAGTGGTAAGCGCAGTGCCAGTGCGGTGTTTCTGCTTTCGCAGTTGGGTTACAGCGCTTACGCACTTCGCGATGGCGTCGATGCGTTACCGGCCGTGCAGCGCGATGGGCTGATGTGTGAGAGTGGCTCGGGTTATCTGGCGCGTTCGGGCGGGCGCACCGAGCGCAGCCTGTGA
- a CDS encoding DUF1853 family protein: protein MTPLPSLIDLPLQLRQPAVRDLAWVLLSPPLLAQSPWPQRHPLKASRWSQQPDALADWLIGVDADSHALQQWLSQRSIRRLGLYYERLWQFALHAAPDIEVVAANVPIRQQGHTLGELDLLLCDDEGTHHLELAIKLYLGRTQCSGVDPAHWLGPGSHDRLDIKLAHLGQHQLPLSASAQAQHRLSELNIQPPQAALWLAGYLFYPWQQAFAAPRGGNPVHLRGYWLHRADWTSFVRRDQGRWQPLPKSAWLAPARIEEEHLWTREQFSQWLAALPNEANAQLLVRMVEGPQHSWLEAERVFLVNDRWPAQPTD from the coding sequence ATGACGCCCCTCCCCTCACTCATTGACCTGCCCTTGCAGCTGCGCCAACCGGCCGTGCGTGATCTGGCCTGGGTACTGCTTTCGCCGCCCTTGCTGGCGCAATCACCCTGGCCGCAACGCCACCCACTCAAGGCCAGTCGCTGGAGCCAGCAACCCGACGCATTGGCTGACTGGTTAATTGGAGTGGATGCCGACAGTCACGCCCTGCAACAGTGGCTGAGCCAACGCTCGATACGTCGCCTAGGGCTTTATTACGAACGGCTTTGGCAATTTGCTTTGCATGCCGCTCCCGATATCGAGGTGGTGGCCGCCAACGTGCCTATTCGCCAACAAGGCCATACTTTGGGCGAACTGGACCTGTTGCTGTGTGATGACGAAGGCACGCACCACCTAGAACTGGCCATAAAGTTGTACTTGGGTCGGACGCAGTGCAGCGGTGTTGATCCAGCACACTGGCTCGGCCCGGGCAGCCATGATCGGCTGGATATCAAACTGGCGCATTTGGGTCAGCACCAGCTTCCACTGTCTGCAAGTGCACAGGCTCAACACAGACTGAGCGAATTAAATATTCAGCCACCACAGGCAGCGCTTTGGCTGGCGGGCTATCTGTTTTATCCCTGGCAGCAAGCCTTTGCCGCGCCGCGTGGGGGTAACCCGGTACATTTGCGTGGGTATTGGTTACACCGTGCAGACTGGACCTCGTTTGTAAGGCGAGATCAAGGTCGCTGGCAGCCGCTGCCAAAGTCAGCGTGGTTAGCACCGGCGCGGATTGAAGAGGAGCATCTATGGACGCGCGAGCAATTCAGCCAATGGCTCGCCGCATTGCCAAACGAGGCTAACGCACAGTTACTCGTGCGCATGGTTGAAGGCCCGCAGCACAGTTGGCTGGAAGCTGAGCGGGTATTTTTGGTTAATGATCGCTGGCCGGCACAGCCGACCGATTAA
- a CDS encoding NAD(+) kinase produces MEQFRNIGIIGRMGSTQALDTIRRLKKFLLARHLHVILEDTIAEVLPGHGLQTCSRKILGEVCDLVIVVGGDGSMLGAARALARHKVPVLGINRGSLGFLTDIRPDELEVKVAQVLEGHYLTENRFLLEAEVRRNGDPIGQGDALNDVVLHPGKSTRMIEFELYIDGQFVLSQKADGLIVATPTGSTAYALSAGGPIMHPKLDAIVIVPMYPHTLSSRPIVVDGNSELKIVVSKDLQIYPLISCDGQNHFTCAPGDTITVAKRPQKLRLIHPLDHNFYEVCRNKLGWGSRLGGGE; encoded by the coding sequence ATGGAGCAATTTCGTAATATCGGCATCATCGGTCGGATGGGCAGCACCCAGGCCCTCGACACTATTCGCCGGCTGAAGAAGTTTCTGCTCGCGCGGCACCTGCATGTGATTCTCGAAGACACCATTGCCGAAGTGCTGCCAGGTCATGGCCTGCAGACCTGTTCGCGGAAAATTCTCGGTGAAGTCTGCGACTTGGTGATTGTGGTTGGCGGCGACGGCAGCATGCTCGGCGCCGCCCGCGCGTTGGCACGGCACAAGGTGCCAGTACTGGGTATAAACCGTGGCAGCTTGGGCTTTCTCACCGACATTCGCCCTGACGAATTGGAAGTTAAAGTCGCGCAGGTGCTTGAAGGGCATTACCTGACAGAAAATCGTTTTCTGCTTGAGGCCGAAGTGCGCCGCAATGGTGACCCCATCGGCCAAGGCGATGCGCTTAACGACGTGGTGCTGCACCCTGGTAAGTCGACGCGGATGATTGAGTTCGAGTTGTATATCGACGGCCAATTTGTGCTCAGTCAGAAGGCTGACGGCTTAATCGTCGCCACGCCAACCGGCTCGACGGCTTATGCGCTGTCTGCGGGTGGGCCGATCATGCACCCCAAGTTGGATGCGATTGTTATTGTGCCGATGTACCCGCATACGTTGTCCAGTCGGCCCATTGTGGTGGATGGCAACAGCGAACTGAAAATCGTGGTGTCTAAAGATTTACAGATTTATCCGCTGATTTCCTGCGACGGGCAAAACCATTTCACCTGCGCCCCTGGGGACACCATTACCGTGGCTAAACGGCCGCAAAAGCTGCGTCTGATTCACCCTCTTGATCATAATTTCTATGAGGTCTGCCGCAACAAGCTGGGTTGGGGTAGCCGGCTCGGCGGGGGAGAATAA
- a CDS encoding metallophosphoesterase has protein sequence MHLDPARGYDLIGDIHGCAKTLEHLLTLLGYRRQAGVWRHPERMAIFLGDLVDRGPRIREALHLVRDMVAAGQALCIMGNHEFNALAWSTPAAPGSGGQFVREHTPRHARLIKETLQQFEAYPSEWQAFLDWFYELPLFIDAGHFRVVHACWDDSLIHPLRAQFADGCIDEHFIQAAAVYGSFAKTALDRLLRGTDMRLPHGMTLTSDDGFTRAHFRTKFWEEDPQTYGDIVFQPDALPELAAQMPLSESQKIQLLKYPADQPLLFVGHYWRSGEPAPIRSNLACLDYSAVLNGKLVAYRLDQETRLEPNKFIWVNVDSSEARP, from the coding sequence ATGCACCTTGACCCTGCGCGTGGTTACGATCTGATCGGCGATATTCATGGCTGCGCGAAAACCCTGGAACATCTGTTGACTCTTTTGGGCTATCGCCGACAAGCAGGTGTTTGGCGTCACCCTGAGCGGATGGCGATTTTCCTTGGGGATCTGGTCGACCGTGGGCCGCGTATTCGTGAGGCGCTGCATTTGGTGCGCGATATGGTCGCAGCTGGCCAGGCGCTGTGCATCATGGGCAACCACGAATTCAATGCGCTGGCCTGGAGTACCCCGGCAGCGCCCGGCAGTGGCGGGCAGTTTGTTCGTGAGCACACGCCACGACATGCCCGGTTGATCAAGGAAACGCTGCAGCAGTTCGAGGCTTATCCGAGCGAATGGCAGGCATTTCTTGATTGGTTTTATGAGTTGCCACTGTTTATCGATGCCGGGCATTTCCGCGTGGTACATGCCTGCTGGGATGACAGCTTGATCCATCCACTGCGTGCGCAGTTTGCCGATGGTTGTATTGATGAACATTTTATCCAAGCCGCTGCGGTGTATGGCAGTTTTGCCAAAACTGCGCTGGACCGTCTGTTACGCGGCACTGACATGCGCCTGCCGCACGGTATGACCCTGACCAGTGATGACGGTTTTACCCGTGCGCACTTTCGCACCAAGTTTTGGGAAGAAGACCCACAAACCTACGGCGATATCGTTTTTCAGCCCGATGCCCTGCCGGAACTTGCAGCGCAGATGCCGCTCAGTGAGTCGCAAAAAATCCAATTGCTCAAATACCCGGCCGATCAGCCTTTGCTGTTTGTCGGTCACTATTGGCGCAGCGGCGAACCCGCGCCGATTCGCAGCAACTTGGCTTGCTTGGATTACAGCGCCGTGCTCAACGGTAAGCTGGTCGCTTATCGCCTCGATCAAGAAACACGCCTAGAGCCCAATAAATTTATTTGGGTAAATGTCGACAGCTCAGAGGCGCGACCATGA
- a CDS encoding rhomboid family intramembrane serine protease gives MSAIAAMRLPEQVDLSGFIELLQRLQVPHRVAEEAGEQVLWVPEESLAEHVRALYARYPHGDATVAQSLPLAANTAPSVAQQLRASRMTAAVLLLTFIAAAITVLGDNLTTVSGLSFVDYRLQGDYIYFSDLSDTLASGQWWRLLTPMLIHFGILHLAMNTLWFWELGRRIEARQGPWTLLVLTLLFSLAANFAQYLHAGPSLFGGLSGVLYGLLGHCWIFQRLAPNNAYRLPPGVLVMMLAWLLICMTGIFELLQFGAIANAAHVGGLLAGCLTGLVGGVLARQQRS, from the coding sequence ATGAGTGCAATAGCGGCCATGCGCCTGCCTGAACAGGTTGACCTAAGTGGTTTTATCGAACTGTTGCAGCGTTTGCAGGTGCCCCATCGCGTGGCGGAGGAGGCGGGTGAGCAGGTGCTCTGGGTGCCTGAAGAGTCGTTAGCTGAGCACGTGCGCGCGCTCTATGCGCGTTATCCGCACGGCGATGCGACTGTCGCGCAGTCATTGCCTCTGGCAGCCAACACCGCGCCAAGCGTTGCCCAGCAATTGCGCGCCAGCCGCATGACGGCTGCCGTGCTGCTGCTGACCTTTATCGCCGCAGCCATCACCGTGCTCGGCGATAACCTAACGACGGTCAGCGGGTTGAGCTTTGTTGATTACCGTCTGCAGGGCGATTACATCTACTTCAGTGACCTGAGCGACACCTTGGCCAGCGGTCAGTGGTGGCGGTTGCTTACACCCATGCTGATTCACTTTGGCATCTTGCATCTGGCGATGAATACCCTGTGGTTCTGGGAGCTGGGGCGCCGCATTGAAGCGCGGCAAGGGCCATGGACGCTGCTCGTGCTGACGCTGTTATTCAGCCTGGCGGCCAATTTTGCCCAATACCTGCATGCGGGTCCCTCGCTATTTGGCGGTTTGTCTGGGGTGCTTTACGGGCTGCTCGGGCATTGCTGGATCTTCCAGCGGCTGGCCCCAAATAACGCTTACAGACTGCCGCCCGGCGTGCTGGTGATGATGCTGGCTTGGCTGCTGATCTGCATGACCGGTATTTTTGAGTTACTGCAATTCGGCGCGATTGCCAATGCCGCGCACGTCGGTGGCCTGCTAGCAGGTTGTCTGACTGGGCTGGTGGGCGGTGTGCTGGCGCGTCAGCAGCGCAGTTAG
- a CDS encoding DUF1315 family protein, protein MSSFIEAIENITPEIYQSLKLAVEIGKWPDGRKLTREQKELTLQALIAWETQNLPEEQRTGYMGPQECSSKAEPIPNLLFKSSDTLH, encoded by the coding sequence ATGTCATCCTTTATCGAAGCGATTGAAAACATCACCCCAGAGATTTATCAGAGCCTCAAGCTGGCTGTGGAAATCGGCAAATGGCCGGATGGCCGCAAGCTGACGCGCGAGCAAAAAGAGCTGACCCTGCAAGCATTAATTGCTTGGGAAACGCAAAACCTGCCAGAGGAACAGCGCACCGGTTATATGGGCCCGCAGGAATGCAGCTCAAAGGCTGAGCCGATACCTAATTTGCTGTTTAAGTCCTCGGATACCCTGCACTGA
- a CDS encoding DUF2797 domain-containing protein yields MSELARGALSKMAAQLDAPVQYSFRLGDELLPVNPLIGKTLRLEFLGAIHCSHCGRKTKSSYSQGYCYPCMQKLAQCDLCIMSPERCHYDAGTCREPSWGEQFCMTDHVVYLANSSGVKVGITRATQIPTRWIDQGASQALPILRVATRQQSGFVEDLLRSHVADKTNWRALLKGDAAPVDLLAVREQLFDSCSDGLTELQQRFGIQAIQPLSDQPVVQITFPIEAYPAKISSFNLDKNPLAEGTLLGIKGQYLMFDTGVINIRKYTAYQLAIHEVAG; encoded by the coding sequence ATGAGTGAGTTGGCGCGTGGCGCCCTAAGTAAAATGGCGGCGCAGTTAGATGCGCCGGTGCAATACAGCTTTCGCTTAGGTGACGAGCTGCTGCCGGTCAATCCGCTGATCGGTAAGACGCTGCGTTTGGAGTTTCTGGGTGCGATTCATTGCAGCCATTGCGGGCGCAAGACCAAGAGCAGCTACAGCCAAGGTTATTGCTACCCCTGCATGCAAAAACTGGCGCAATGCGACCTGTGCATCATGAGCCCTGAGCGCTGCCATTATGATGCGGGTACGTGCCGTGAGCCGAGCTGGGGTGAGCAGTTTTGCATGACTGATCATGTGGTCTATCTGGCCAATTCCAGCGGGGTGAAGGTCGGCATTACCCGCGCCACGCAAATCCCCACCCGCTGGATCGATCAAGGCGCGAGCCAAGCGCTGCCGATTTTGCGCGTCGCGACTCGCCAGCAGTCGGGCTTTGTCGAAGACCTGTTGCGCAGCCACGTGGCGGATAAAACCAACTGGCGCGCGTTGCTCAAAGGTGATGCGGCGCCGGTGGATCTGCTGGCCGTTCGCGAGCAGCTGTTTGACAGTTGCAGCGACGGACTGACTGAGCTTCAGCAGCGCTTTGGTATCCAAGCCATTCAGCCGCTGAGTGATCAACCTGTGGTGCAGATTACATTTCCGATTGAAGCCTACCCGGCCAAGATCAGCAGTTTCAATCTGGACAAAAATCCGCTGGCCGAGGGCACGTTGTTGGGCATTAAGGGCCAATACCTGATGTTCGACACCGGCGTGATTAATATCCGCAAATACACCGCTTATCAGCTGGCCATCCACGAAGTGGCCGGCTAA